One Rosa chinensis cultivar Old Blush chromosome 5, RchiOBHm-V2, whole genome shotgun sequence genomic region harbors:
- the LOC112166905 gene encoding transcriptional regulator DEF1, which translates to MGFDNECILNIQSLAGEYFCPVCRLLVYPNEALQSQCTHLYCKPCLTYVVSTTKACPYDGYLVTEADAKPLVESNKALAETIGKIAVHCLYHRSGCTWQGPLSDCTSHCSGCAFGNSPVVCNRCGIQIVHRQVQEHAQSCPGVQPQAQQAEGVPDTSASGTAATANQNQAATQTGTVTSQTQAPQTASATIPGADSNSQAQAVVQVAAPTADQWYQQQYQQYYQQYPGYDPYQQQYQQYYPYQQPAIPQPQQPLQANPPYGTVQPQPQAYLQPPLLPQPQPQPQTQPSQSQAQPQPQVQPPIMQAPMAAHTQNQTSVNQQLQLQPAMAPHSQIQAQSYPSAHGQAQLPPQAYFQVQMPQYQQPQVQQLTQSQLQQNPQLHPSQPMNATVQSQAQLPSSNSLTGNHLFPQSHLPQPVLSAASQQRTMQVQSQGVPNSQSQNHVQTQIQFPQQPLLRPPPFQTIVPNQQQTALLPSPNVISAQQPPVHSFAQQSGIPVLQRPAMQPVQQLNPQQYFHIQQTPPTLSQLRPQGQSQSFSQHIRASNQSQQNVVSSQGMQHIQPSNLVGRPMMPSHGVLPQPYAQTVGGVLPRPMYPALNHQSTNQNNIGRTNNQVQLGANSRPTMTARPAEKEAELPANNVAQNLGVLSAVGADSEVKTVKSEVDMKSIDVGNKPSSEDRSYQGNTSAKEIPESRGMLGANGESESKPTLKEEGVNSTLEDSSNDKLGELVAEGAKDVPSSGMKQGERKEMPSEEAQLHGVKDQKLQKDASGTEEGSQSVSTSSAPIGQVQAGGLMQPSYPGSAILQQRPGAPPSLQVPSSGPPHHIPGSGQPLIHARPQGPGHVPGQASHLSEHFQSPRGNLGFAASSASASQHGPYNQSHAPPHPGAPRGPPFGAPPSAFDFHGV; encoded by the exons ATGGGATTTGATAATGAGTGCATACTGAACATCCAATCTCTTGCGGGAGAGTACTTTTGCCCGGTCTGTCGTCTTCTTGTCTACCCAAATGAAGCATTGCAATCACAGTGCACTCATCTATACTGTAAGCCCTGTTTGACATACGTCGTGAGCACTACCAAAGCGTGTCCATACGATGGCTACTTAGTGACAGAAGCCGATGCGAAG CCCCTCGTTGAATCAAATAAAGCGCTCGCTGAAACCATAGGGAAAATAGCAGTTCATTGCCTGTATCACAGGAGTGGGTGCACATGGCAGGGGCCTTTATCTGATTGCACATCTCATTGTTCTGGTTGTGCCTTTGGAAATTCTCCTGTAGTCTGCAACAGGTGTGGAATCCAAATTGTGCATCGTCAAGTGCAGGAACACGCACAAAGTTGCCCT GGTGTGCAGCCCCAAGCACAGCAGGCAGAGGGTGTTCCAGACACTTCAGCCTCTGGCACAGCTGCTACTGCCAATCAGAACCAGGCTGCCACTCAGACAGGTACAGTGACGTCTCAGACACAGGCTCCCCAAACTGCAAGTGCCACTATACCTGGAGCTGATTCGAATTCTCAGGCTCAAGCTGTTGTTCAAGTTGCTGCTCCGACTGCTGACCAGTGGTATCAGCAACAATATCAGCAGTACTACCAGCAGTATCCTGGATATGATCCATACCAACAACAGTATCAGCAGTACTATCCCTATCAGCAGCCAGCAATTCCACAACCACAGCAGCCTTTGCAGGCTAATCCACCCTATGGGACTGTTCAGCCTCAACCGCAGGCATACCTGCAACCTCCGCTCCTACCTCAACCTCAACCTCAACCACAGACCCAACCATCTCAATCTCAAGCTCAACCCCAACCACAAGTTCAGCCCCCAATTATGCAGGCTCCTATGGCTGCTCATACTCAAAACCAGACATCAGTCAATCAACAGCTTCAACTTCAGCCTGCTATGGCACCACATTCACAAATTCAGGCACAGTCTTACCCATCAGCTCATGGGCAGGCTCAACTTCCACCTCAAGCATATTTCCAAGTCCAAATGCCTCAATATCAGCAGCCACAAGTTCAGCAGCTTACACAGTCCCAGCTTCAACAGAATCCCCAACTTCACCCGTCTCAGCCCATGAATGCTACAGTCCAGTCCCAGGCACAGCTCCCATCATCTAATTCATTGACTGGCAATCATTTGTTCCCTCAATCTCACCTTCCTCAACCAGTGCTTTCAGCAGCCTCCCAACAACGTACTATGCAGGTGCAATCTCAAGGAGTGCCCAACTCTCAGTCGCAAAACCATGTTCAGACTCAGATTCAGTTCCCTCAGCAACCCCTTTTGCGACCACCCCCGTTTCAAACAATAGTTCCAAACCAGCAGCAGACAGCCTTGTTGCCTTCACCTAACGTTATCTCTGCACAACAGCCTCCAGTTCACTCCTTTGCTCAACAATCTGGAATTCCTGTTCTCCAGCGCCCTGCAATGCAGCCAGTCCAACAGCTAAATCCTCAGCAATATTTCCACATACAACAGACACCCCCCACATTGTCGCAATTACGTCCCCAGGGCCAATCTCAATCATTCTCACAACATATTCGTGCCTCGAACCAGTCTCAGCAGAATGTTGTATCGTCTCAGGGCATGCAACATATTCAGCCCTCAAATCTTGTGGGACGACCTATGATGCCAAGTCATGGTGTACTACCTCAGCCATATGCACAAACAGTAGGAGGAGTTCTGCCAAGACCAATGTATCCTGCTCTAAACCATCAATCTACAAATCAGAATAATATAGGCAGAACCAACAACCAAGTGCAACTGGGAGCAAATTCAAGACCAACAATGACCGCAAGGCCAGCAGAGAAAGAAGCTGAGTTACCTGCTAATAATGTTGCACAGAATTTGGGTGTATTGTCTGCTGTAGGTGCTGATTCCGAGGTTAAAACTGTGAAATCTGAGGTGGATATGAAGTCCATTGATGTTGGAAATAAACCTTCTTCTGAAGATAGAAGTTATCAGGGTAATACATCTGCCAAAGAGATTCCGGAGTCTAGGGGGATGTTGGGGGCGAATGGAGAGTCTGAAAGTAAGCCAACATTGAAGGAAGAGGGTGTAAATAGTACTTTGGAGGATTCAAGTAATGATAAATTGGGTGAACTTGTAGCTGAAGGTGCAAAAGATGTTCCCAGCAGTGGCATGAAACAGGGGGAGCGTAAAGAAATGCCATCAGAAGAAGCACAACTTCATGGAGTAAAGGATCAAAAATTGCAAAAAGATGCTAGTGGCACCGAGGAGGGTTCCCAAAGTGTTTCTACTTCTTCAGCTCCTATAGGTCAAGTACAAGCTGGCGGCTTGATGCAACCTTCATATCCTGGTTCTGCTATACTCCAGCAAAGGCCAGGTGCACCTCCTTCGTTACAAGTGCCTTCTTCAGGGCCTCCACATCATATACCGGGTTCTGGACAACCCTTAATTCATGCAAGGCCTCAGGGACCTGGACATGTGCCTGGGCAGGCTTCTCATCTATCTGAGCATTTTCAATCACCTAGGGGAAACCTGGGATTTGCAGCATCATCTGCAAGTGCAAGTCAGCATGGGCCTTATAACCAAAGCCATGCGCCTCCTCATCCAGGGGCACCCAGAGGTCCACCATTTGGAGCACCCCCTAGTGCTTTTGATTTTCATGGGGTATAA